One window of Streptococcus suis genomic DNA carries:
- the fmt gene encoding methionyl-tRNA formyltransferase, which produces MTKLIFMGTPEFSATVLKGILAEGSYEVLAVVTQPDRAVGRKKTIQMTPVKQVALEYDLPVYQPEKLSGSQEMADIMELGADGIVTAAFGQFLPIKLLDSVDFAVNVHASLLPKYRGGAPIHYALINGDERVGVTIMEMVKEMDAGDMISSDNIAIEETDNVGTLFEKLAVVGRDLLLKTLPGYMAGDIKPVAQDPEQVTFSPNIQPEEEVLDWAKSARQIFNQIRGMYPWPVAHTYWQGGRFKIQEALEVEGSGRPGQVIEKTKKTLVIACGSSAISLKTVQPAGKPKMTIADFLNGAGREIEVGDVFGEQ; this is translated from the coding sequence GCGGTGGTGACCCAGCCTGACCGAGCGGTTGGGCGCAAGAAAACCATCCAAATGACACCGGTCAAGCAGGTGGCCTTGGAGTACGACTTGCCTGTTTACCAGCCGGAAAAATTATCAGGCAGCCAGGAAATGGCGGACATTATGGAATTGGGAGCGGACGGAATTGTGACAGCGGCCTTTGGTCAATTTTTACCGATCAAGCTGCTGGACTCTGTTGACTTTGCGGTCAATGTCCATGCCTCGCTCTTGCCCAAGTACCGCGGTGGCGCGCCCATTCATTATGCTCTTATCAACGGAGATGAGCGTGTCGGAGTGACTATTATGGAAATGGTCAAGGAAATGGATGCGGGTGACATGATTTCAAGCGACAACATTGCCATTGAAGAGACAGATAATGTCGGCACCCTTTTTGAAAAACTAGCGGTGGTCGGTCGTGACCTGCTCTTGAAAACCTTACCGGGTTATATGGCTGGCGACATCAAGCCGGTGGCACAAGACCCTGAACAGGTGACCTTCTCGCCCAATATTCAGCCTGAGGAGGAAGTTTTGGACTGGGCCAAGTCTGCGCGCCAGATTTTTAATCAGATTCGTGGTATGTATCCTTGGCCGGTTGCCCATACCTATTGGCAGGGAGGGCGCTTTAAAATTCAGGAGGCTTTGGAAGTGGAAGGGTCTGGCAGACCAGGTCAGGTCATTGAAAAGACTAAGAAAACACTGGTCATCGCCTGTGGCAGCTCTGCTATTTCCCTAAAAACCGTTCAGCCAGCGGGCAAGCCCAAGATGACGATTGCGGACTTTTTGAATGGGGCTGGCCGTGAGATTGAGGTAGGAGATGTCTTTGGTGAACAATAA
- the rsmB gene encoding 16S rRNA (cytosine(967)-C(5))-methyltransferase RsmB codes for MSLVNNKQTARGLALAVLTEVFEQGAYSNIALNKALEGTNLSAQDKGLATELVYGTVSRKITLEWYLAHFINDRDKLDNWVYYLLMLSLYQLLYLDKLPVHAVVNEAVELAKRSKGTDKFVNAILRKISQADLPDPASIKRKNKRLSVQYSVPVWLVQTLVAEYGDERAEKIFASLHQRNKASVRVTDTSCLDDLQAALGAERSHLSPVGLVKSHGHFAGTEAFKSGLLTIQDETSQLVAPTLQLEGHEVVLDACAAPGGKTCHMASYLDSGKVVALDLYDHKLALIQENADRLGLSDKIETQKLDASRVHEVFGPDSFDKILVDAPCSGIGLIRRKPDIRYNKAGQDFEALKKIQLQILDSVCQTIKKGGIITYSTCTIIAKENQEVLREFLDSHPDFEQVALTHPESSIVTDGMILITPELFQTDGFFIGQLRRRF; via the coding sequence ATGTCTTTGGTGAACAATAAGCAAACAGCGCGTGGACTGGCTCTGGCGGTCTTGACAGAGGTCTTTGAACAGGGAGCCTACTCCAATATCGCCCTCAACAAGGCCTTGGAAGGAACCAACCTGTCAGCCCAGGACAAGGGGCTGGCTACGGAATTGGTCTATGGTACGGTGTCACGAAAAATTACGCTGGAATGGTATCTGGCCCACTTTATCAATGACCGGGACAAGCTGGACAACTGGGTTTATTACTTGCTCATGCTGAGCTTGTACCAGCTGCTTTACTTGGACAAATTGCCTGTCCATGCCGTGGTCAATGAGGCGGTAGAGTTAGCCAAGCGTAGCAAGGGAACGGACAAATTTGTCAATGCCATCTTGCGGAAAATCAGCCAGGCGGACCTGCCTGACCCAGCTAGTATTAAGCGGAAAAACAAGCGTTTGTCAGTTCAATATTCTGTCCCAGTCTGGCTGGTTCAGACCTTGGTTGCGGAATATGGTGATGAGAGGGCGGAGAAGATTTTTGCCAGCCTGCACCAGCGTAATAAGGCTAGTGTCCGTGTGACAGATACTAGCTGTCTGGATGATTTGCAGGCAGCATTGGGAGCGGAGCGGTCGCACTTGTCTCCTGTTGGCCTAGTCAAGTCCCATGGACATTTTGCTGGGACGGAGGCTTTCAAGTCCGGTCTTTTGACCATTCAGGACGAGACCAGCCAGCTGGTGGCTCCGACCTTGCAACTTGAGGGCCATGAAGTCGTACTGGATGCTTGTGCGGCACCTGGTGGTAAGACCTGTCACATGGCGTCTTACCTGGATAGTGGGAAAGTGGTGGCCTTGGATCTATATGACCACAAGCTGGCTCTTATCCAGGAAAATGCGGACCGCCTGGGTCTTTCAGATAAGATTGAAACTCAAAAATTAGATGCCAGTCGGGTGCATGAAGTCTTTGGTCCAGATAGTTTTGACAAGATTTTGGTGGATGCTCCCTGCTCCGGCATCGGGCTTATCCGTCGTAAGCCAGACATTCGTTATAATAAAGCTGGTCAGGATTTTGAAGCATTGAAAAAAATCCAGCTGCAGATACTGGACAGCGTTTGCCAAACCATTAAAAAAGGTGGTATAATAACCTATAGCACATGTACCATTATTGCAAAAGAAAATCAGGAAGTTCTTCGAGAATTTTTAGACAGTCATCCTGATTTTGAACAAGTTGCATTAACACATCCAGAATCATCAATTGTGACAGATGGAATGATACTGATTACCCCTGAACTTTTTCAGACAGATGGCTTTTTCATTGGTCAGCTGAGAAGACGATTCTAG
- a CDS encoding Stp1/IreP family PP2C-type Ser/Thr phosphatase, with the protein MEIALLTDVGQKRSNNQDYVNRYVNRAGIDLIILADGLGGHRAGHIASEMTATDLGAAWVDTQIMTLNEVREWMVDIIEQENQKIYQLGQTEEYKGMGTTLEAVVVIDNQMIYAHIGDSRIGIVHNEEYERLTSDHSLVGALMRAGQLTEEEAQNHPQKNIVTQSIGQADPVEPDIALKTLEVGDYVLINSDGLTNMVSTEDIRDILLSDVSLESKAETLVRFANNAGGLDNITVAILHITEEAN; encoded by the coding sequence ATGGAAATTGCATTACTTACAGATGTTGGACAAAAACGATCAAATAACCAGGATTATGTCAATCGTTATGTCAACCGAGCAGGAATTGATTTGATTATTCTAGCAGATGGACTAGGAGGTCATCGCGCAGGCCATATTGCTAGTGAAATGACAGCCACAGACCTTGGTGCTGCCTGGGTAGATACTCAAATTATGACCCTCAACGAAGTCCGTGAATGGATGGTTGACATCATTGAGCAGGAAAATCAAAAGATTTATCAATTGGGTCAGACTGAAGAATACAAGGGCATGGGAACAACCTTAGAAGCGGTTGTGGTTATTGACAATCAGATGATTTATGCCCATATCGGGGACTCTAGAATCGGTATCGTTCATAATGAAGAATATGAACGCTTGACCAGTGACCATTCCTTGGTTGGAGCTCTTATGCGAGCGGGTCAATTGACAGAAGAAGAGGCGCAGAACCATCCTCAGAAGAATATTGTGACCCAGTCCATTGGTCAGGCGGACCCGGTTGAACCAGATATTGCCTTGAAGACCTTGGAAGTTGGGGATTACGTGTTAATCAACAGTGATGGCTTGACCAATATGGTCTCGACAGAGGATATTCGCGATATCCTCTTGAGTGATGTTTCGCTGGAAAGCAAGGCAGAGACCCTGGTTCGTTTTGCTAATAATGCTGGTGGTTTGGACAATATCACGGTTGCCATCCTTCATATCACGGAGGAGGCTAACTAA